A single Eulemur rufifrons isolate Redbay chromosome 9, OSU_ERuf_1, whole genome shotgun sequence DNA region contains:
- the LOC138391969 gene encoding LOW QUALITY PROTEIN: uncharacterized protein (The sequence of the model RefSeq protein was modified relative to this genomic sequence to represent the inferred CDS: deleted 1 base in 1 codon), giving the protein MPKRLDSPSAGSRHAQCPRPPPQAWCLEPLDCQGLCRRRPTGQAGPVATAKGQGVFERSSVSSLPPTPRCQPIPTLLSPQDLGSPRGSAPGPTRKDCAVLGEEGGGRGWESLPLPGQVGPGGPSALWGDSPPCTHTVIFLIWSLAHSGLHAGHHPVSGLAGGLLVLWFPGRGEQTGIIWGHSAVSWAGDGHRAAHGAVHDEQCGRGTFWLAESWAPWPLNPTPAPCWLWEPILRGPSGQGPSPGLWSCLTLCILRHRQAVEPGERQVTLSAFPVYTPCSQAAPGPGAFCIPRIILTECAPNPPSLPEARLEGPGPRTAPTPRPRTLAGSGRGWDGPQTLPGGAAEPPWPRSSLMPEKEGAALKKLGVEGYGPEDGGDRVPCSWGAAADGTQKPSPAETHLEETLMDFGCHAQTCSWKHPGQPVTSAGHTAQGATTHRMDSLEETLQELEATLSEMGTATTAGSPSSPPSLPPSPQVAASSPPSHSCLCIFRAGGSGGLQEPHQPPPPTGLLSAPATLLGAWCQAWVRHLGGVKGARLARL; this is encoded by the exons ATGCCCAAACGCCTTGACTCCCCCAGTGCTGGAAGTCGCCATGCTCAGTGTCCgcggcccccaccccaggcctggtgCCTGGAGCCCCTGGATTGCCAGGGTCTCTGCAGGAGGAGACCAACGGGGCAGGCTGGGCCAGTGGCCACAGCGAAGGGCCAAGGG GTGTTTGAGAGAAGCTCAGTGTCTTCCCTCCCCCCCACGCCCCGCTGCCAGCCGATCCCCACCTTGCTGTCCCCCCAGGACCTGGGGTCCCCCAGGGGCTCAGCCCCGGGCCCCACACGGAAG GACTGTGCTGTGcttggggaggagggtggtgggaggggctgggagtcTCTCCCTCTGCCCGGTCAGGTTGGGCctggagggccctctgctctgtggGGGGACAgccccccatgcacacacactgTCATCTTCCTTATCTGGTCCCTGGCCCACAGTGGGCTCCATGCTGGCCACCACCCAGTTTCTGGCCTGGCTGGAGGCCTGCTGGTGCTTTGGTTTCCTGGCAGGGGAGAGCAGACAGGCATCATATGGGGGCACAGTGCTGTCAGCTGGGCAGGGGACGGGCACAGAGCAGCCCATGGAGCTGTACATGATGAGCAGTGTGGGCGGGGCACCTTCTGGCTGGCTGAGTCCTGGGCACCGTGGCCCCTCAACCCCACACCTGCCCCTTGCTGGCTCTGGGAGCCAATCCTGAGAGGGCCCAGTGGGCAAGGCCCCTCCCCTGGCCTT TGGTCCTGCCTGACCCTCTGCATCCTACGGCACCGTCAGGCAGTGGAGCCGGGCGAGCGTCAGGTCaccctctctgccttcccagtcTACACCCCATGCTCCCAG GCTGCCCCGGGTCCCGGGGCCTTCTGCATCCCGCGGATCATCCTGACAGAATGTGCCCCcaaccctccctccctgccagagGCCAGGCTTGAGGGGCCGGGTCCCAGGACAGCTCCCACCCCGAGACCCCGGACCCTGGCTGGCAGCGGGAGGGGCTGGGATGGCCCACAGACCCTGCCGGGGGGAGCGGCTGAGCCTCCCTGGCCGCGGAGCAGCTTGATGCCTGAGAAGGAAGGGGCAGCTCTCAAGAAACTGGGTGTAGAAGGCTACGGCCCAGAGGATGGAGGAGACAGGGTCCCCTGCTCTTGGGGAGCAGCCGCAGATGGGACCCAGAAGCCTTCTCCTGCTGAGACCCACCTAGAGGAGACCCTCATGGACTTTGGATGCCATGCCCAGACCTGCAGCTGGAAACACCCGGGCCAGCCTGTCACCAGCGCAGGCCACACAGCCCAGGGTGCCACCACCCATCGGATGGACAGCCTGGAAGAGACGCTCCAGGAGCTGGAAGCCACCCTCAGCGAGATGGGCACAGCCACCACTGCAGGGTCCCCGAGCAgccccccatccctgccccccagcccccaggtggCTGCCTCCTCCCCCCCTTCACACTCCTGTCTCTGCATCTTCAGGGCTGGAGGGAGTGGGGGGCTGCAGGAGCCacaccagccccctcctcccaccggCCTTCTCTCAGCTCCTGCCACCctcctgggagcctggtgccAGGCATGG GTCCGACACCTGGGGGGTGTCAAGGGGGCCAGACTTGCCCGTCTCTAG